TGATAAAATTGCATACTCCTACAGCTTTAAGCAGACATGTAAGTTTTTTTGCCAGCTTACCTTAATATATGAATGGACTTTACATCCCGAGTCACGGAGTGATTTATTCTTGTCccaattttctcaaaattttctcAAAACTCTCCAATCCcaaataaaaaagatgaataaatttatttgaaataacgaaCCCGACAGTTTAAATTGCAAGTGTATGCTACTATTAACGGATCCGCCACCCGGGTTCGATTTTCTTTAGAGTCCCGgcgtatccccccccccccccccctcctcccaaCACAGATTCAGTAAAGAGCTTCCACCAATATCAGAATAGTAAAGATACCGAAATAGGcatcggaccccccccccccccacccctccgaaaacataataaaccccccccccacacacacacacacacctcgGGAAAATTcttatgttttcattatttaatgcATCAGATATAACGTAAAAGCCATTTGACCTCTCTTTCATgatattgaattaattaattaaggtcGCACAAATGCACTAGAACAATTGTGGAAAGAACCATCGGGCAACTGAAGAGACGATTTCACATCCTCCATGGTGAAATTCGACAGAGCCCTGACCGAGTCAGCCAAATCATCACAGCATGTGGAATTCTTCACAATATTGCGAAGATGTTTAACATCCCCGTACCACAGGAGCACGGAGATGAAGACGACAGTGACGATGGACCTGACGACAATGACAATGCAGACCACTTAGTTGGAGACTTCCAAACTGCTGATGGTCGCGCATACAGAAACCATATTGTCGCAACCCATTTCACTTGAATGACAAATgaggtatgtacatgtaaataatttttaatttttttcttttataaataaataaatatttgcagTCTCCTCTATTTATTAAGAAAACCGATTTTAATTCATGGCTCcactgaaactgacaggactggaATAGTTATATATGATCAAATGAAAACGTGTTACTTATATTGTTTAATCATATTCTTCGTAATTTAAAGCTGCATTTCTATAACACCGGTAAATGCTATTTTTGCCCTGTTGGAAACCACATGGAATTAATGGGCCGGAAAGtaataaatgtaatttgaaatagttttattttagatttagTTTTATGAAGTAGTACTTTTAAATGCGTTTGAATTTATTGTACAACTTAAAGAAGGTTTATACATTATGTACCTAAAATATTAAACACGAAACACAACGAAacattctttcttttaaaaacatcaattaaattttgcatatagctttatatataacattaaaaCTGTTAACAACACGAATGTTCACTTTCAATTATCGTAGAAAACTTTAAACTTCATATTCaacatatacaataaataatttcttaatatacaataaaataaaataaatattttaaaatactatgtaatttatatttaatttagatCATGTAATGTATCCACCAAATCCATCACTCTGAGTCGTTCTGTAGCCTCTCTATCTGGAGTTTGACAAGGGTATTTCTAAGCgtgaaattttttatttccagTTCTAATTTTCTCTTCTGTAGGTCACCCATACAGGAATCGATGCTGCAGCTACATGTATTGCACTTCCGTGCAGGGAGGGTAACCAAATTAATTTGCCCGTCACCGCTTTCATTGGTGCTTAATATTTGGAGATCTTGGACCACTGCACTAGGCCGCTGTTCAACTGTTCTCGTGCTGCATAGCAATAATAAATTTGTattgattttctttctttaaaaagttattgatcTTATATTTAATGGATTTAAGGGAtgctttaaaatcatttcaaccCAACGGCAACGTACCCCCTATTCACAAGTCGTGAAATTTAGCCTATACCCGGTATTATAGATCAAACATACGCTATATTTGCTGTATTGTGTTCATTGTCAAGCATTAGGAAGGTTGTATCGACTGCACCAGGTATTCCAGATATGCTGATGTTATCAGTTCCGATAACACTCTCTACGGCCTCTGCTAATGGGGTAAGGGGTTTTCCTGCTGGTCCGCCGCCTGCAAATTTGGTCAAAAAGATTGATTTCAGATGTACACTAAATTAAAATTTCCCTTTTATTACATAGGATATATTATCTATCATAGTCGTCGGAaccgcgggggggggggggggggctggggggcTTACCCCCCTCACTTTTTTGCAACttaagttagacctaaccattaggcacatagcatcatagagggttcagccccccccccccttttctcgCAAGAAAGAAAATTGTTCCGAAATATACATTGAGAAGACGGAAATATTGAAATGTTGGAGTCATACTAGACCCCCCACGTATTTTGAAGGCACATGTCTATTGTCTCCAAAGGTGTATGATAATACAATATACTAAATTCATCATTATTTCTGAAATGCTCCCCgccagttaaaaaaaaaaagcaaaaccaTGCATCAAAAACACAAACTTCGTAAGTTTCAAGAACTCCATATCTTAAATGCAAACAGAGTGTACCAGATTaaggtcatatatatatatatatatatatatatatatatatatatatatatatatatatatatatatatatatatatatatatatatatatatatatatatatatatatcacaagtAGGATGTTTTCAAAATTCGATAAAAATAGTGACAGTTATaggaaatatttaatatttgtaccctatGGAAattagaaaagggggggggggggtggacaAACTAAGGGGCACAACTCCTAAATATATTGATTACGTCATTCAGCAAATGGGCTATGACGATGCAGAATACTCAATACGAATAACAAGTGGAATTTTGGGCAATGGAAAAAGAAAGTGTGAGTGAATTCATATTGGAAATTCTATCACAATTGTCACGGTAAGCGACGCACTGTACGAAATCCAtcagttttattttatcatggACATTCGTTATATGTAATGTGTCTATGATGTTATGCAAAGGTTTCTTACATAATTCACATACGAAATAACATTTTACTTGTCATGAGTAAAGCTTTAATCAGTCTACTTTAAAATAAGCTCATAGGTCATAATCTTGTTAATTTTGCTATATGAAttttgccggggggggggggggggttcgccCCATCGAGATCCGCGCATGATACAATACAGTATAGTTTCGTTACCTGTTTTTTTGGCACTGCGTCTTGCGTCGGCAATCTCCGCCTTTCCTCTCATCTGAATGTTGTGCCACTTTTTCTCAACTTCCTCTACCGAACGTTTGGTAGAGGAGGTGGCATTGATGGCATCTGTAATTTTCCCCCAGGTTTCCCTTTTTT
This genomic window from Crassostrea angulata isolate pt1a10 chromosome 8, ASM2561291v2, whole genome shotgun sequence contains:
- the LOC128159214 gene encoding myb-related transcription factor, partner of profilin-like is translated as MAENKDEGPTCSVPKKRKPNWTTDECLYLSKLVDENKSVLRSKFGTGVTTVKKRETWGKITDAINATSSTKRSVEEVEKKWHNIQMRGKAEIADARRSAKKTGGGPAGKPLTPLAEAVESVIGTDNISISGIPGAVDTTFLMLDNEHNTANIATRTVEQRPSAVVQDLQILSTNESGDGQINLVTLPARKCNTCSCSIDSCMGDLQKRKLELEIKNFTLRNTLVKLQIERLQNDSE